The Pusillibacter faecalis genome has a window encoding:
- the rpsB gene encoding 30S ribosomal protein S2 encodes MANSSVVSMKALLEAGVHFGHQTRRWNPKMAPYIYTERNGIYIVDLQKTVRKLEEAYNFVRQLSESGQSLLFVGTKKQAQEAIREEATRCGQFFVNARWLGGMMTNFKTMRTRVDRLNQLKTMQEDGTFDMLPKKEVMKHLGEIAKLEKYLGGVKDMKKLPGALFIVDTRKERNAIAEAHKLGIPVVAIADTNCDPDEIDYVIPGNDDAIRAIKLIASIMANAVLEGKQGEQMEEAVESAE; translated from the coding sequence ATGGCAAATTCTAGCGTCGTTTCCATGAAGGCCCTGTTGGAGGCAGGCGTTCACTTTGGTCACCAGACCCGCCGTTGGAACCCCAAGATGGCTCCCTATATTTATACGGAGCGCAACGGCATCTATATTGTGGACCTGCAGAAGACCGTCCGCAAGCTGGAGGAGGCATATAACTTCGTCCGTCAGCTCAGCGAGAGCGGCCAGTCCCTGCTGTTCGTTGGAACCAAGAAGCAGGCGCAGGAGGCCATCCGTGAGGAGGCTACCCGCTGCGGCCAGTTCTTTGTTAATGCCCGGTGGCTGGGCGGAATGATGACCAACTTCAAGACCATGCGCACCCGCGTGGACCGCCTGAACCAGCTCAAGACCATGCAGGAGGACGGCACCTTTGACATGCTGCCCAAGAAAGAAGTCATGAAGCACCTGGGTGAGATCGCGAAGCTGGAGAAGTACCTGGGCGGTGTGAAGGATATGAAGAAGCTCCCCGGCGCTCTCTTTATTGTGGACACCCGCAAGGAGCGCAATGCCATTGCCGAGGCCCATAAGCTGGGCATCCCCGTGGTGGCTATTGCCGATACTAACTGCGACCCTGATGAGATTGATTATGTGATCCCCGGCAATGACGACGCCATCCGCGCTATCAAGCTGATCGCCTCTATCATGGCTAACGCCGTGCTGGAAGGCAAGCAGGGCGAGCAGATGGAAGAGGCTGTCGAGAGCGCTGAATAA
- the tsf gene encoding translation elongation factor Ts — MAFTAADVKNLREMTGVGMMDCKKALTESDGDVDKAIEYLREKGLAASAKKAGRIAAEGMAYAAVIDGMGVVVEVNAETDFVGKNEKFVDFVKGVAATVAANKPTDLDALMACKYNGTDRTVTEQQQEMVLVIGENIKVRRFAFFADGVSVPYIHAGGKIGVLVNLEVSGGIDVSEIGKDVAMQIAALNPRFWDKSQVTQDVLDEEKKIMMVQMENDPKMASKPEAVREKIVMGKLNKFYSENCLLQQDFVRSDVFAGTVEAYMASAAKALGGTVTFKDAVRFEKGEGIEKKQENFAAEIASMVKG, encoded by the coding sequence ATGGCTTTTACAGCAGCTGATGTAAAGAACCTGCGCGAGATGACCGGCGTGGGCATGATGGATTGTAAGAAGGCGCTGACCGAGTCCGACGGCGACGTGGATAAGGCTATTGAATATCTGCGCGAAAAGGGCTTGGCCGCCTCTGCCAAGAAGGCTGGCCGCATTGCCGCGGAGGGTATGGCCTACGCCGCTGTGATTGATGGCATGGGCGTGGTGGTTGAGGTCAACGCCGAGACTGACTTTGTAGGCAAGAATGAGAAGTTTGTGGACTTCGTCAAGGGCGTGGCCGCCACCGTGGCCGCCAACAAGCCTACGGACCTGGATGCACTGATGGCCTGCAAGTACAATGGCACCGACCGTACCGTGACCGAGCAGCAGCAGGAGATGGTCTTGGTGATCGGAGAGAACATCAAGGTCCGCCGCTTCGCCTTCTTCGCTGACGGCGTCTCCGTTCCCTATATCCACGCCGGCGGCAAGATCGGCGTGTTGGTGAACCTGGAGGTCTCCGGCGGCATCGACGTTTCTGAGATTGGCAAGGACGTGGCCATGCAGATCGCCGCGCTGAATCCCCGCTTCTGGGATAAGTCCCAGGTGACTCAGGACGTGCTGGACGAGGAGAAGAAGATCATGATGGTCCAGATGGAGAATGATCCCAAGATGGCCAGCAAGCCCGAAGCCGTTCGGGAGAAGATCGTCATGGGCAAGCTGAACAAGTTCTATTCTGAGAACTGCCTGCTCCAGCAGGATTTTGTCCGCAGCGACGTCTTCGCTGGCACTGTGGAGGCATACATGGCCTCTGCTGCCAAGGCGCTGGGTGGTACGGTTACCTTTAAAGATGCCGTGCGCTTTGAGAAGGGCGAGGGCATTGAGAAGAAGCAGGAGAACTTTGCCGCTGAGATCGCCTCTATGGTGAAGGGCTGA
- a CDS encoding MATE family efflux transporter — protein sequence MQETVNPLETAPIPRLIARYSIPTALTLMVNSLYNIVDQIFVGQGVGITGMAATNVAFPLVVLVNAIALMLGDGCAANISLCLGRKQQREADDTISHSVTLMIVGGIICALGSFLFAPQIAVLFGSTDTAYAEALSYIRTIAWGFPFQLICPALTAIIRADGCPQYSMKCMIVGAVINLILDPIFIFPLEMGVVGAGIATVIGQVAAGCLCLLYLRRLKTVRICRSALRPTRALTSKILALGFPSMLTQLLTMLVQVTLNNLMRTYGALSVYGSDIALSVYGMMMKVYQIAHSMFVGVSSAVQPINGYNFGAKHFQRVRQTYRMAAMIALGISVLWFLVFLALPRQIATLFVRDNPLYLDCAQHCFHLYMMAFFLYGLHLTTASFFQGIGKPVKALAIPLARQGFFLIPLAILLAGQLGLDGALLAAPIADVLTFLLCLLLARREFSSWQQQGWLSQG from the coding sequence GTGCAGGAGACCGTCAATCCCCTGGAAACCGCTCCTATCCCCCGTCTGATTGCCCGGTATTCCATTCCAACAGCGTTGACACTGATGGTCAACTCTCTTTATAACATTGTAGACCAAATTTTTGTTGGACAGGGTGTCGGCATTACCGGCATGGCGGCCACCAATGTGGCCTTTCCCCTGGTGGTGCTGGTCAATGCCATCGCGCTGATGCTTGGAGACGGCTGCGCCGCCAACATCAGTCTTTGCCTTGGACGCAAGCAGCAGCGGGAGGCTGACGATACCATCAGCCACTCCGTCACGCTGATGATCGTCGGCGGTATCATCTGTGCGCTGGGCAGCTTTCTTTTCGCGCCCCAGATTGCCGTCCTCTTTGGCTCCACAGACACCGCATACGCCGAAGCTTTGTCCTACATCCGGACCATCGCCTGGGGGTTCCCCTTTCAGCTGATCTGTCCCGCCCTAACGGCCATCATCCGGGCTGACGGCTGTCCTCAGTACTCCATGAAGTGCATGATCGTAGGTGCTGTCATCAATCTGATTCTGGACCCCATCTTCATCTTCCCTCTGGAAATGGGAGTTGTAGGTGCCGGAATTGCCACGGTCATCGGGCAGGTGGCCGCTGGTTGTCTATGTCTTCTCTACCTGCGGAGGCTGAAGACTGTTCGGATTTGCCGGAGCGCACTGCGTCCAACCCGGGCTTTGACGAGCAAAATCCTGGCACTTGGCTTTCCCAGCATGCTCACACAGCTGCTCACCATGCTGGTGCAGGTCACGCTGAACAACCTGATGCGCACCTATGGCGCACTGAGCGTGTATGGCAGCGACATCGCTCTTTCGGTCTATGGCATGATGATGAAGGTGTATCAGATCGCCCATTCCATGTTTGTCGGCGTCTCCTCCGCCGTGCAGCCGATCAATGGGTATAACTTCGGCGCAAAACACTTCCAGAGGGTGCGACAGACTTACCGTATGGCTGCCATGATTGCTCTTGGAATTTCTGTGCTCTGGTTCCTGGTTTTCTTGGCGCTCCCACGGCAAATCGCAACCCTGTTTGTCCGGGACAATCCCCTGTATCTTGACTGCGCGCAGCACTGCTTCCACCTCTATATGATGGCCTTTTTCCTCTATGGGCTGCACCTGACCACTGCCTCCTTCTTTCAAGGTATTGGAAAGCCAGTTAAGGCCCTGGCAATTCCTTTGGCCCGTCAGGGTTTCTTCTTGATCCCCCTGGCTATCCTGTTGGCGGGACAGCTGGGGCTGGACGGCGCTCTTTTGGCAGCTCCCATTGCCGATGTTCTGACGTTTCTTCTTTGTCTGCTGCTGGCGCGGCGGGAATTTTCCAGCTGGCAGCAGCAAGGGTGGCTCTCTCAGGGGTGA
- a CDS encoding nuclear transport factor 2 family protein, with protein MREGIIRLWFDMWLQQEDLGIDKIFTEDILYIESWGPTYEGRALVKHWFEEWNTRGKVLKWDIQQYFHQGDQTVVEWYFKNTMHDGRREEFDGVSLIQWTADNQIRFLKEFGCNRNRYNPYQAGGTPRFRKEAANWF; from the coding sequence ATGCGCGAGGGCATCATACGGCTGTGGTTTGACATGTGGCTGCAGCAGGAAGACTTGGGTATCGACAAAATTTTTACGGAGGACATCCTCTATATTGAAAGCTGGGGTCCCACTTATGAGGGGCGCGCGCTGGTCAAGCATTGGTTTGAAGAGTGGAACACCCGCGGCAAAGTCCTGAAATGGGATATCCAGCAGTATTTCCACCAGGGCGATCAAACGGTGGTGGAATGGTATTTCAAAAATACCATGCACGATGGGAGACGCGAAGAATTTGACGGAGTCTCACTGATTCAATGGACGGCTGATAACCAGATTCGCTTTCTCAAGGAATTCGGCTGCAATCGGAACCGCTACAACCCCTACCAAGCCGGCGGGACGCCACGGTTCCGGAAGGAAGCGGCAAACTGGTTTTGA
- a CDS encoding site-2 protease family protein, translating into MLHYLQELFHALDFQSLGDAVLRMAAIFLCLTVHETCHGLAAYVLGDPTAKSMHRLSLNPLRHIDWLGLAMMFVAGFGWAKPVPVNPGYFKKPKQGMALTALAGPVSNLALAILTLGAFRIIYSYVPYFPGINWILNFLIETSMLTVGLGVFNLIPIPPLDGSKVLAAFLPDSAYMRLMHYERYGLLLLLVLSLLDVGGRSISRIIFAVWSACYGLIF; encoded by the coding sequence ATGCTGCACTATCTGCAAGAGCTTTTCCACGCCCTGGATTTTCAATCGCTGGGGGATGCGGTTTTACGAATGGCGGCCATTTTTCTCTGTCTGACCGTCCACGAGACCTGCCATGGCCTTGCGGCCTATGTGCTGGGAGACCCCACGGCAAAGTCCATGCACCGGCTCTCTCTGAACCCCCTGCGGCATATTGACTGGCTTGGACTTGCCATGATGTTCGTGGCGGGCTTTGGCTGGGCGAAGCCGGTGCCAGTGAACCCCGGCTATTTCAAAAAGCCTAAGCAGGGGATGGCGCTGACGGCTCTGGCGGGCCCGGTATCGAATCTGGCGCTGGCGATTTTGACGCTGGGCGCGTTTCGGATCATTTATAGTTATGTCCCGTATTTCCCCGGAATCAACTGGATCTTGAATTTTCTGATAGAGACCTCTATGCTCACGGTGGGCCTGGGAGTATTCAACCTGATCCCCATTCCGCCGCTGGACGGCTCCAAGGTGCTGGCGGCCTTTCTGCCGGACAGCGCTTACATGCGCCTCATGCACTATGAGCGGTACGGTCTGCTGCTTCTGCTGGTGCTGTCACTTCTGGATGTGGGCGGCCGCTCTATCAGTCGGATAATTTTTGCCGTGTGGTCGGCGTGTTACGGCCTCATTTTTTAG
- a CDS encoding segregation and condensation protein A: protein MENPVFKLEKVVRSKSEEMQDFEGPLDLILFLLSKNKMEIQDISIALICDQYMTWLEQRQRMDLEVASEFVSMASHLVYIKTRMLLSIEDEEAQNEMDALIQSLEERRRSESYGKIKALAAKLEPMAEFGRNIVTRNPEPVKRGRIYEYDQEKVDLLLAMAEIQNRAERSLPPPKTAFQDIVRYEPYPVESKAREILQRLKEQGITRFRLLFQGNRSRSEVVATFLAVLELCRARVLHLAGSETDCTVRQDGEVPEHLTS, encoded by the coding sequence ATGGAGAATCCCGTATTCAAGCTGGAAAAGGTAGTCCGTTCCAAATCGGAGGAGATGCAGGATTTTGAGGGGCCCCTGGACCTGATCCTGTTTTTGCTGAGCAAAAATAAAATGGAGATTCAGGATATCTCCATTGCGCTGATTTGCGATCAATATATGACCTGGCTGGAACAGCGCCAGCGCATGGATTTGGAGGTAGCCAGCGAATTTGTGTCCATGGCTTCTCATTTGGTCTACATCAAAACGCGCATGCTCCTCTCAATCGAGGATGAGGAGGCCCAAAATGAGATGGACGCACTGATCCAGTCCCTGGAGGAGCGGCGGCGCAGCGAGAGCTACGGAAAAATCAAGGCGCTGGCGGCGAAGCTGGAGCCCATGGCGGAATTTGGGCGAAATATTGTCACCCGGAATCCGGAGCCGGTAAAACGGGGCCGGATCTACGAGTACGACCAGGAAAAAGTGGATTTGCTGCTGGCGATGGCAGAGATTCAAAACCGCGCGGAGCGCTCGCTGCCGCCCCCCAAAACAGCATTCCAGGACATTGTACGCTATGAGCCTTATCCGGTGGAAAGCAAGGCCCGGGAGATTTTGCAGCGGCTCAAGGAGCAGGGGATTACCCGGTTCCGGCTGCTGTTTCAGGGCAACCGCAGCCGCAGTGAGGTAGTGGCCACGTTCCTTGCGGTACTGGAGCTGTGCCGGGCCAGAGTACTCCATTTGGCCGGGTCCGAGACGGATTGCACAGTCCGTCAGGATGGGGAAGTGCCGGAGCATTTGACATCATAA